The following are from one region of the Corylus avellana chromosome ca1, CavTom2PMs-1.0 genome:
- the LOC132168038 gene encoding T-complex protein 1 subunit alpha-like translates to MGPDILGERQSGEDVRTQNVMACGAVANIVKSSLGPVGLDKMLVDDIGDVTITNDGATILKMLEVEHPAAKVLVELAELQDREVGDGTTSVVIIAAELLKRANGLVRNNIHPTSIISGYRLAMREACKYVEEKLAVQVEKLGKDSLINCAKTSMSSKLIAGDSDFFANLVVDAVQAVKMKNARGEVKYPIKGINILKAHGKSAKDSYLLNGYALNMGRAAQGMPIRVAPARIACLDFNLQKTKMQLGVQVLVTDPRELEKIREREADMTKERIEKLLKAGANVVLTTKGIDDMALKYFVEAGAIAVRRVRKEDMRHVAKATGATLVSIFADMEGEESFDSSFLGYADEVVEERIADDDVIMIKGTKTTSAVSLILRGANDYMLDEMERALHDALSIIKRTLESNTVVAGGGAVEAALSGYLECLATTLGSREQLAIAEFAESLLIIPKVLAVNAAKDATDLVAKLRAYHTIAQTNADKKHLSSMGLDLSNGTIRKNLEAGVIEPAMSKVKIIQFATEAAITILRIDDMIKLVKDESQNEEN, encoded by the exons ATGGGCCCTGATATTCTCGGCGAGCGCCAGTCCGGCGAGGACGTTCGCACTCAAAacg TGATGGCGTGCGGAGCGGTTGCTAACATTGTCAAATCCTCGCTAGGTCCCGTTGGACTCGACAAG ATGCTTGTTGATGATATTGGTGATGTGACAATTACTAACGATGGTGCTACAATACTCAAGATGTTGGAAGTTGAGCACCCTGCTGCCAAG GTTCTCGTGGAGTTGGCTGAGCTTCAAGACAGAGAAGTTGGAGATGGGACAACTTCAGTGGTCATCATAGCTGCGGAGTTACTTAAG AGAGCAAATGGTTTGGTGAGGAATAACATTCACCCTACATCCATAATCAGTGGATACAGA CTTGCTATGAGGGAGGCATGCAAATATGTGGAGGAGAAATTGGCTGTACAG GTTGAAAAGCTTGGAAAAGATTCTCTAATAAACTGTGCCAAGACAAGCATGTCCTCAAAGTTGATAGCCGGTGACAGTGACTTCTTTGCAAATCTG GTTGTGGATGCTGTACAAGCtgttaaaatgaaaaatgcccGGGGGGAAGTCAAATACCCAATTAAG ggaattaatattttgaaagcTCATGGCAAAAGTGCAAAAGATAGCTATCTTTTGAATGGGTATGCTCTAAATATGGGTCGTGCTGCCCAAGGAATGCCAATTAGGGTTGCCCCTGCGAGGATTGCCTGTCTTGACTTTAATCTTCAGAAGACAAAGATGCAATTGGGTGTCCAGGTCTTAGTCACTGATCCCAGGGAGCTTGAAAAAATTCGTGAAAG AGAAGCTGATATGACAAAAGAACGCATTGAAAAACTTCTGAAAGCTGGAGCTAACGTTGTTCTGACAACAAAAGGGATAGATGACATGGCACTCAAG TACTTTGTTGAGGCTGGGGCAATTGCTGTCAGACGTGTTCGGAAAGAGGATATGCGCCACGTTGCCAAGGCAACCGGTGCAACCCTG GTCTCAATATTTGCTGATATGGAAGGAGAGGAATCATTTGATTCATCATTTCTTGGATATGCAGATGAAGTTGTTGAGGAACGTATCGCTGATGATGATGTGATTATGATAAAGGGGACTAAAACTACAAGTGCG GTTTCCTTGATCCTCAGAGGTGCGAATGACTATATGCTTGATGAGATGGAGAGAGCTCTGCATGATGCTCTGTCTATCATTAAAAGGACCCTTGAATCCAATACG GTGGTAGCAGGTGGAGGCGCAGTCGAGGCTGCCTTGTCCGGGTATTTGGAGTGCCTTGCTACAACTTTAGGATCCCGTGAGCAGTTGGCAATTGCAGAATTTGCTGAATCTTTGTTAATTATACCAAAG GTGCTAGCCGTGAATGCTGCTAAGGATGCCACCGATTTGGTCGCAAAGTTACGGGCTTACCATACCATAGCACAAACCAATGCCGATAAGAAGCATTTATCtag CATGGGTCTAGACCTTTCAAATGGAACCATTCGGAAGAACTTAGAAGCCGGAGTCATCGAGCCTGCAATGAGCAAAGTGAAGATAATTCAG TTTGCAACTGAAGCAGCCATAACGATTCTTCGAATTGATGACATGATCAAGCTTGTCAAAGATGAAAGTCAGAATGAAGAGAATTag
- the LOC132164880 gene encoding probable plastid-lipid-associated protein 11, chloroplastic isoform X4, translated as MATCLLIPTTYAPKCHQSPTPKITCSSLTAQSQAVKRHLLSLISDQDRGIKTQKDPARRASIVEAIDAMAVLGRDTVTTGASLSATWRLLWTTEKEQLFIVENARLFGTQAGDVLQVIDVEKMTLNNVITFPPDGVFFVRSGIEIASPQRVNFRFTGAVLRGKNWEIPLPPFGQGCRSKA; from the exons ATGGCCACATGCCTCCTCATTCCCACCACCTACGCTCCAAAATGCCATCAATCTCCCACCCCGAAAATCACCTGCTCGTCCCTCACGGCCCAGTCCCAGGCCGTCAAGCGCCACCTCCTCAGCCTCATCTCGGACCAGGACCGAGGCATCAAGACCCAGAAAGACCCTGCGAGACGCGCTTCGATCGTCGAAGCCATCGACGCCATGGCCGTTCTCGGCCGTGATACAGTCACCACTGGCGCGTCCCTCTCGGCCACGTGGCGGCTGCTCTGGACCACGGAGAAGGAGCAGCTCTTCATCGTCGAGAATGCACGGTTGTTTGGTACTCAGGCCGGTGACGTCTTGCAGGTGATCGACGTCGAGAAAATGACTCTAAACAATGTGATCACTTTCCCTCCCGACGGGGTTTTCTTTGTTCGCTCCGGTATCGAAATCGCTTCGCCGCAGAGAGTGAATTTTAG ATTTACAGGCGCGGTTCTAAGGGGGAAAAACTGGGAGATCCCACTACCGCCGTTCGGGCAAGGTTG
- the LOC132164583 gene encoding pentatricopeptide repeat-containing protein At2g22410, mitochondrial-like, with the protein MKLQFSSTQVLHSLRPLSSTSTKKHKWNSTTNVIITNPTLQIMESCANMLQLKQIQAHMTVTALITHTFPVSRVLAFCALADTGDIDYARVLFSQIENPNTYIWNTMIRGYCKAKVPTMGFLFFRRMVRERVQMDRRSFVFALKACEQFCTVLDGESVHCCIWKMGFDSDLVVRNGLVHFYATRRCLKLARKMFDETSLKDVVTWTSMIDGYTVHNCTDEALQLFNLMLLSDVEPNEVTMIAVLSACSLKGDLSMGKSIHEYIQKKNLNSSLNLQNAMLDMYVKCGSLVAAREIFDNMINRDVFSWTSMVNGYAKFGKLDLARKFFDDMPERNVISWSAMIAGYSQNNQPKEALKLFLDMVEAGLVAIENTLVCVLSACSQLGSLDLGQWIHHYYINQKRIQLSLILANAFIDMYAKCGRIDAAAMIFNEMLERDLVSWNSMIVGYASHGHATKALSLFEKMISLRFTPDEITFVGLLSACSHGGLVSEGREYFESMERNFGIEPKVEHYACMIDLFGRVGLLEEAYELIAKMPMKASIAAWGALLNACRMHGNVEMAKLSAFKLLELDPEDSGIYSLLANICAHERRWGDVKMIRSMMRERGVKKTPGRSLIEIEGDFCEFLVADKSHPQSEEIYRVSNEMFLLSKLEDFVPNTSQFINFHVYCDVLLTT; encoded by the coding sequence ATGAAATTACAATTTAGTAGTACACAAGTGCTCCACTCTCTCAGGCCACTCTCTTCAACCTCCACCAAAAAACACAAATGGAACTCTACCACCAACGTTATAATCACCAACCCAACTCTACAAATCATGGAATCGTGCGCAAACATGCTCCAATTGAAGCAAATTCAAGCCCACATGACCGTTACTGCCCTCATTACTCACACATTCCCTGTGAGCCGGGTCTTAGCCTTTTGCGCTCTAGCTGACACCGGTGACATTGATTATGCCCGTGTGCTTTTTTCTCAGATTGAAAACCCCAATACTTATATATGGAACACAATGATCAGAGGCTACTGTAAAGCTAAAGTTCCCACTATGGGGTTCTTGTTTTTTCGTCGAATGGTTAGAGAACGCGTCCAAATGGACCGCCGGAGCTTTGTTTTTGCGCTCAAGGCGTGCGAGCAGTTTTGTACAGTTTTAGACGGGGAATCAGTTCACTGCTGTATTTGGAAGATGGGTTTTGATTCGGACTTGGTAGTGCGAAATGGGTTGGTTCATTTTTATGCTACTCGTCGGTGTTTGAAACTTGCGCGTAAAATGTTCGATGAAACTTCTCTGAAAGATGTTGTTACTTGGACCTCGATGATTGATGGGTATACGGTGCATAATTGTACGGATGAGGCTTtgcaattatttaatttgatgctatTGAGTGATGTTGAGCCAAATGAGGTTACTATGATTGCGGTTCTTTCAGCGTGCTCACTGAAAGGGGACTTAAGTATGGGGAAGAGTATCCATGAATATATacaaaagaagaatttgaaTTCGAGCCTGAATTTGCAAAACGCTATGTTGGATATGTATGTAAAATGTGGTAGCCTGGTTGCTGCTAGAGAGATTTTTGACAACATGATAAATAGGGATGTGTTTTCATGGACTAGCATGGTTAATGGGTACGCAAAGTTTGGCAAACTGGATTTGGCAAGGAAGTTTTTTGATGACATGCCAGAAAGAAATGTGATTTCTTGGAGTGCAATGATTGCAGGTTATTCTCAGAATAATCAACCAAAGGAAGCTTTGAAATTATTTCTTGATATGGTAGAGGCAGGTTTGGTTGCAATAGAGAACACTTTGGTGTGTGTGCTTTCTGCTTGTAGTCAACTTGGTTCTTTGGATTTGGGTCAATGGATTCACCACTACTACATCAATCAAAAGCGGATTCAACTTAGTTTGATTCTAGCAAATGCATTTATTGACATGTATGCAAAATGTGGGAGAATTGATGCGGCTGCAATGATCTTCAATGAAATGTTGGAGAGAGATTTGGTTTCTTGGAATTCCATGATTGTTGGATATGCTTCTCATGGACATGCGACCAAAGCCCTTTCCCTTTTCGAGAAGATGATCAGTTTGCGATTTACGCCCGATGAAATCACATTTGTGGGTCTGTTGTCAGCTTGCAGTCATGGTGGTTTAGTTTCTGAAGGTCGAGAATATTTTGAAAGCATGGAAAGAAATTTTGGGATAGAGCCAAAGGTTGAACATTATGCTTGCATGATTGATTTATTTGGTCGGGTGGGGCTACTAGAAGAAGCTTATGAGTTAATAGCAAAAATGCCAATGAAAGCAAGCATAGCAGCATGGGGTGCTCTTCTTAATGCTTGTAGAATGCATGGGAATGTTGAGATGGCAAAGCTTTCTGCCTTTAAGCTTTTGGAGTTGGATCCCGAAGACAGCGGGATTTATTCATTGCTTGCAAATATTTGTGCTCATGAGAGAAGATGGGGTGATGTGAAGATGATCAGAAGCATGATGAGAGAGAGGGGTGTGAAGAAGACTCCTGGGCGTAGCCTGATAGAGATAGAGGGAGACTTTTGTGAATTTTTGGTTGCTGATAAATCACACCCTCAATCCGAAGAGATTTATCGAGTATCAAACGAAATGTTTTTGCTGTCCAAACTGGAAGATTTTGTGCCAAATACTTCCCAATTCATCAACTTTCATGTATATTGTGATGTTCTCTTAACAACTTGA
- the LOC132164880 gene encoding probable plastid-lipid-associated protein 11, chloroplastic isoform X1, whose translation MATCLLIPTTYAPKCHQSPTPKITCSSLTAQSQAVKRHLLSLISDQDRGIKTQKDPARRASIVEAIDAMAVLGRDTVTTGASLSATWRLLWTTEKEQLFIVENARLFGTQAGDVLQVIDVEKMTLNNVITFPPDGVFFVRSGIEIASPQRVNFRFTGAVLRGKNWEIPLPPFGQGWFESVYLDDELRVVKDIRGDYLVVDRAPYDWKE comes from the exons ATGGCCACATGCCTCCTCATTCCCACCACCTACGCTCCAAAATGCCATCAATCTCCCACCCCGAAAATCACCTGCTCGTCCCTCACGGCCCAGTCCCAGGCCGTCAAGCGCCACCTCCTCAGCCTCATCTCGGACCAGGACCGAGGCATCAAGACCCAGAAAGACCCTGCGAGACGCGCTTCGATCGTCGAAGCCATCGACGCCATGGCCGTTCTCGGCCGTGATACAGTCACCACTGGCGCGTCCCTCTCGGCCACGTGGCGGCTGCTCTGGACCACGGAGAAGGAGCAGCTCTTCATCGTCGAGAATGCACGGTTGTTTGGTACTCAGGCCGGTGACGTCTTGCAGGTGATCGACGTCGAGAAAATGACTCTAAACAATGTGATCACTTTCCCTCCCGACGGGGTTTTCTTTGTTCGCTCCGGTATCGAAATCGCTTCGCCGCAGAGAGTGAATTTTAG ATTTACAGGCGCGGTTCTAAGGGGGAAAAACTGGGAGATCCCACTACCGCCGTTCGGGCAAGGTTG GTTTGAGTCCGTGTACCTTGATGACGAGCTTCGAGTTGTGAAGGATATCAGGGGAGACTATTTGGTTGTTGACCGTGCTCCTTATGATTGGAAAGAATGA
- the LOC132166870 gene encoding GATA transcription factor 4: protein MDVYGLSSSGADCSFPIDDLLDFSNDELFSSSSASASSSDSHYLQPTHDNPSNTHRLFSPPTIPSPAGTHFSSDFTNTLCVPSDDVAELEWLSQFVDDSFTDFPANDLAGTIGFRSDTSISGTRSARIKRSKALTTSPETGGSSPSKSKSGGAEDGGVRRCAHCASEKTPQWRTGPQGPKTLCNACGVRYKSGRLVPEYRPAASPTFVLTQHSNSHRKVMELRRQKDLIRQQQQQQEQMYNHHLNHHHQRDFEVC from the exons ATGGATGTGTACGGGCTGTCGTCGAGTGGAGCAGACTGCAGCTTCCCCATCGACGACCTTTTGGATTTCTCCAACGACGAgctcttctcctcctcctccgcctccgCCTCATCCTCCGATTCCCATTACCTTCAACCGACTCATGACAACCCATCCAACACCCACCGACTCTTCTCCCCACCCACCATTCCTAGCCCCGCCGGCACCCACTTCTCTTCCGACTTCACCAACACGCTCTGTGTCCCC AGCGACGACGTGGCGGAGCTCGAGTGGCTTTCGCAGTTCGTAGACGACTCATTCACCGATTTTCCGGCGAACGACCTCGCCGGAACGATTGGATTCAGATCGGACACGTCAATCTCTGGGACTAGATCCGCCCGCATCAAACGCTCCAAAGCATTAACCACCTCGCCGGAGACCGGAGGATCCAGTCCGTCAAAGAGCAAGAGCGGCGGCGCCGAAGATGGAGGGGTGCGGAGGTGCGCGCACTGCGCGTCGGAGAAGACGCCGCAGTGGCGGACGGGTCCACAGGGGCCGAAGACGCTGTGCAACGCGTGCGGCGTGAGGTACAAGTCGGGTCGTCTCGTTCCGGAGTACCGACCCGCCGCGAGCCCGACGTTCGTGCTGACTCAGCACTCGAACTCGCACAGGAAGGTGATGGAGCTCCGGCGCCAGAAGGATCTGATCaggcagcagcaacaacaacaggAGCAAATGTATAATCATCATCTTAACCATCACCATCAGCGTGATTTTGAGGTCTGCTGA
- the LOC132189623 gene encoding uncharacterized protein LOC132189623, with translation MATVAESSEPNPTPTPPPPPRSDDPIGKHSTTTILGETTPWIEYAVQQAELAHEAVESTIEASKSRLSQIMSTSSTHFHQTIDSLEDLKSKYAAYEDMVFGKIKDLCAQGVVTVASHPLITTGGVAAGLGFMALKGPRRVLYYKFLRLFVSDETLLLKANRKVEGLRTSLDNLKDKSEKLEKSTLHGEEILIRGRTKLRLAGKQIQGVIRTAYKIERQALGLKDILGELPRASQFQSQVSNLASEAKRERNALTKEITKISNHGISV, from the exons ATGGCGACGGTTGCAGAGTCATCGGAACCGAACCCAACACCAAcaccgccaccgccaccgcGCAGCGACGATCCTATAGGCAAACACAGCACGACGACAATCCTTGGCGAAACAACGCCGTGGATCGAGTACGCAGTCCAACAAGCCGAGCTCGCCCACGAGGCCGTCGAGTCCACAATCGAAGCCTCCAAGTCCCGGCTCTCCCAAATCATGTCCACTTCCTCCACGCATTTCCACCAGACTATC GATTCTTTGGAAGATCTCAAGTCTAAGTATGCTGCTTATGAGGATATGGTATTCGGAAAGATAAAAG ACTTGTGTGCACAAGGTGTTGTTACTGTGGCTTCACATCCATTGATTACTACTGGTGGGGTTGCCGCTGGCTTGGGATTTATGGCGCTGAAAG GGCCACGGCGTGTCTTGTACTATAAATTCTTGCGCCTTTTTGTGAGCGACGAG ACCTTACTGCTCAAAGCTAATCGGAAGGTAGAGGGGTTGCGGACATCACTTGATAATCTGAAAGATAAAAGTGAAAAGTTAGAG AAAAGCACATTACATGGAGAAGAGATACTGATACGCGGAAGGACAAAACTGAG ACTCGCAGGGAAACAGATTCAAGGTGTAATCCGCACAGCTTATAAGATTGAAAGACAAGCATTAG GATTGAAAGATATTCTTGGAGAACTTCCTAGGGCATCTCAATTTCAGTCACAG GTTTCTAACCTTGCTTCTGAGGCAAAGCGAGAAAGGAATGCTTTGACCAAGGAGATCACAAAAATCAGCAATCATGGAATCTCGGTTTGA
- the LOC132164880 gene encoding probable plastid-lipid-associated protein 11, chloroplastic isoform X3, whose product MATCLLIPTTYAPKCHQSPTPKITCSSLTAQSQAVKRHLLSLISDQDRGIKTQKDPARRASIVEAIDAMAVLGRDTVTTGASLSATWRLLWTTEKEQLFIVENARLFGTQAGDVLQVIDVEKMTLNNVITFPPDGVFFVRSGIEIASPQRVNFRFTGAVLRGKNWEIPLPPFGQGLSPCTLMTSFEL is encoded by the exons ATGGCCACATGCCTCCTCATTCCCACCACCTACGCTCCAAAATGCCATCAATCTCCCACCCCGAAAATCACCTGCTCGTCCCTCACGGCCCAGTCCCAGGCCGTCAAGCGCCACCTCCTCAGCCTCATCTCGGACCAGGACCGAGGCATCAAGACCCAGAAAGACCCTGCGAGACGCGCTTCGATCGTCGAAGCCATCGACGCCATGGCCGTTCTCGGCCGTGATACAGTCACCACTGGCGCGTCCCTCTCGGCCACGTGGCGGCTGCTCTGGACCACGGAGAAGGAGCAGCTCTTCATCGTCGAGAATGCACGGTTGTTTGGTACTCAGGCCGGTGACGTCTTGCAGGTGATCGACGTCGAGAAAATGACTCTAAACAATGTGATCACTTTCCCTCCCGACGGGGTTTTCTTTGTTCGCTCCGGTATCGAAATCGCTTCGCCGCAGAGAGTGAATTTTAG ATTTACAGGCGCGGTTCTAAGGGGGAAAAACTGGGAGATCCCACTACCGCCGTTCGGGCAAG GTTTGAGTCCGTGTACCTTGATGACGAGCTTCGAGTTGTGA